One genomic window of Halogeometricum sp. S3BR5-2 includes the following:
- a CDS encoding cytochrome c oxidase subunit 3, translating into MGTATDSEDEEGGLGPPAGWDFPRGLDESSWWPFIAAVGATNLYLGAGLFIIGWTDYSLVPKFLGPLFFGGGAFLLLVGIFGWLHQAFVEPYWERDASVLDSGVHRLGMLLFVMTDIATFAAGLTYYYFVRLGSWPTEELPHLLTPVLAINTVLLVGSSFTFEYAHKKLSGGEHKRFLAWLGVTLALGLAFVGGQVYEYYELIVREGFTLSSGLFGPAFFGLTGLHGLHVVTGVILMGILLVRGLMGQFGAGRDTAVRTVSMYWHFVDAVWLVIVVSLYLGAVYGA; encoded by the coding sequence ATGGGTACGGCAACCGACTCTGAGGACGAGGAGGGCGGACTCGGCCCTCCAGCGGGGTGGGATTTCCCCCGCGGACTCGACGAGTCGTCGTGGTGGCCGTTCATCGCCGCCGTCGGCGCGACGAACCTCTATCTCGGCGCGGGCCTGTTCATCATCGGCTGGACGGACTACTCGCTCGTCCCGAAGTTCCTCGGACCCCTGTTCTTCGGCGGCGGGGCGTTCCTGCTCCTCGTCGGCATCTTCGGGTGGCTCCACCAGGCGTTCGTCGAACCGTACTGGGAGCGAGACGCGAGCGTCCTCGACTCCGGCGTCCACCGACTCGGGATGCTCCTGTTCGTCATGACCGACATCGCGACGTTCGCCGCCGGACTCACCTACTACTACTTCGTCCGCCTCGGGTCGTGGCCCACCGAGGAGCTTCCGCACCTGCTCACGCCGGTGCTGGCGATAAACACCGTCCTGCTCGTCGGGTCCAGTTTCACCTTCGAGTACGCGCACAAGAAGCTCTCCGGCGGGGAGCACAAGCGGTTCCTCGCGTGGCTCGGAGTGACGCTGGCGCTCGGACTGGCGTTCGTCGGCGGACAGGTGTACGAGTATTACGAACTGATAGTGAGAGAGGGGTTCACCCTCTCCTCGGGACTGTTCGGTCCCGCGTTCTTCGGGCTGACGGGGCTGCACGGCCTCCACGTCGTCACCGGAGTCATCCTCATGGGTATCCTGCTCGTCCGAGGGCTGATGGGGCAGTTCGGCGCCGGCCGCGACACCGCCGTCAGGACCGTCTCGATGTACTGGCACTTCGTCGACGCCGTCTGGCTCGTCATCGTCGTGTCGCTGTATCTCGGGGCGGTGTACGGCGCTTGA
- a CDS encoding DUF6789 family protein: MSVAPYAFVACLVVGIVLRARFGSFRNLSRTILADGGHVRGDETEEREKKANLLRWVTTVDHKDIGLLYLVFGTVAALWGGVDSMMIRTELLTPAVDVWSEETYNALFTTHGLTMLFFFVTPVFFGMANYFLPLFVGADDLAFPRINAIAFWLLPPSLLLVRGGLITEVIARVLGLGLPRSMLEILYILAPPATGWTLYTPLSTQLANPQIDFMLLGLHLSGLSTMMGAINFIVTIFMKRGPDVDIGDFDIFTWSMLTTSGIILFAFPLLGSAILMLLLDRNFGTSFYAVEAGGSILYQNLFWFFGHPEVYIIFLPATGLMSTILPKFSGRKLFGFKFVVYSTLAIGVMSFGVWAHHMFTTGMDPRLLTSFMIVSIAIAVPSAIKVFNWLTTMWKGDIRLTAPMLFSAGSLGLFVIGGITGVFLASIPIDVMYQDTYYVVGHFHMILMAIIPFQMFAASYYWFPIITERMFDRRLARLQAVLSTVGVFVTFTAFLILGALGMPRRFASYPPRFQWLHDIASVGAFVIGFSVLLWLYNMLHSLWFGDLVRDADVWDLKKTQQFTREWQAFEARLAEKYGVTSPPPEETRPAAESQMVGDQKKESDAGSPKAFEDLSGIGTDVVVGAAAGFVGMMLMSAVLYVGSLLGVFQLGAFAELAELVGVEGSPLVGYLIFLGGGMTTWALLFVTFADFLPGEPLVRTGLVFAVVMLPGFFVAFYSGQSGWELVGYILVAFVAHLAYGTGLATVFKMLSGRLQTSLVHVSE; encoded by the coding sequence GTGAGCGTCGCCCCGTACGCGTTCGTGGCGTGTCTCGTCGTCGGGATCGTCCTCCGCGCGCGGTTCGGGTCGTTCCGGAACCTCTCGCGGACCATCCTCGCGGACGGGGGCCACGTCCGCGGCGACGAGACGGAAGAACGCGAGAAGAAGGCGAACCTCCTCCGGTGGGTGACGACCGTTGACCACAAGGACATCGGCCTCCTCTACCTCGTCTTCGGGACCGTGGCGGCCCTGTGGGGCGGCGTCGACTCGATGATGATTCGGACCGAACTGCTGACGCCCGCCGTCGACGTGTGGTCCGAGGAGACGTACAACGCCCTGTTCACGACGCACGGGCTGACGATGCTGTTCTTCTTCGTCACCCCGGTGTTCTTCGGCATGGCGAACTACTTTCTCCCCCTCTTCGTCGGCGCCGACGACCTGGCGTTCCCGCGCATCAACGCCATCGCCTTCTGGCTCCTCCCGCCCTCGTTGCTTCTTGTCCGCGGCGGCCTCATCACGGAGGTCATCGCGCGGGTTCTCGGCCTCGGACTCCCGCGGTCGATGCTGGAGATACTCTACATCTTAGCCCCGCCGGCGACGGGGTGGACGCTGTACACCCCGTTATCGACGCAGTTGGCGAACCCGCAGATAGACTTCATGCTGCTGGGCTTGCATCTCTCCGGACTCTCGACGATGATGGGGGCGATAAACTTCATCGTCACCATCTTCATGAAGCGGGGTCCGGACGTCGACATCGGCGATTTCGACATCTTCACGTGGTCGATGCTGACGACGAGCGGTATCATCCTCTTCGCGTTCCCGCTTCTCGGGAGCGCCATCCTCATGCTGCTTCTCGACCGCAACTTCGGCACCTCCTTCTACGCCGTCGAGGCGGGCGGTTCCATCCTCTATCAGAACCTCTTTTGGTTCTTCGGCCACCCCGAGGTGTACATTATTTTCCTACCCGCGACGGGGCTGATGAGCACCATCCTCCCGAAGTTCTCGGGGCGGAAGCTGTTCGGGTTCAAGTTCGTCGTCTACTCGACGCTCGCCATCGGCGTGATGTCGTTCGGCGTCTGGGCGCACCACATGTTCACGACGGGGATGGACCCGCGGCTTCTCACCTCCTTTATGATCGTCTCCATCGCCATCGCCGTCCCCAGCGCAATCAAGGTGTTCAACTGGCTGACGACGATGTGGAAGGGCGACATCCGACTCACCGCGCCGATGCTGTTCTCCGCGGGGAGCCTCGGTCTGTTCGTCATCGGGGGAATCACGGGCGTCTTCCTCGCCTCCATCCCCATCGACGTGATGTATCAGGACACCTACTACGTCGTGGGACACTTCCACATGATCCTGATGGCGATCATCCCGTTCCAGATGTTCGCCGCCTCCTACTACTGGTTCCCCATCATCACCGAACGGATGTTCGACCGGCGACTGGCCCGCCTGCAGGCGGTGCTCAGCACCGTCGGCGTGTTCGTCACGTTCACGGCGTTCCTGATACTCGGCGCCCTCGGGATGCCGCGGCGGTTCGCCTCCTACCCCCCGCGATTCCAGTGGCTCCACGACATCGCCTCCGTGGGCGCGTTCGTCATCGGCTTCAGCGTTCTCCTGTGGCTGTACAACATGCTGCACTCGCTGTGGTTCGGCGACCTCGTCCGCGACGCCGACGTGTGGGACCTGAAGAAGACCCAGCAGTTCACCCGCGAGTGGCAGGCGTTCGAGGCGCGACTCGCCGAGAAGTACGGCGTCACCAGCCCCCCGCCCGAGGAGACGCGGCCCGCCGCGGAGAGCCAGATGGTCGGCGACCAGAAGAAGGAGTCGGACGCGGGCAGTCCGAAGGCGTTCGAGGACCTCTCCGGCATCGGCACCGACGTGGTCGTCGGCGCCGCCGCCGGCTTCGTCGGCATGATGCTCATGTCGGCCGTCCTCTACGTCGGCTCCCTCCTCGGCGTGTTCCAACTCGGGGCGTTCGCCGAACTCGCCGAACTCGTGGGGGTCGAGGGCAGTCCGCTCGTCGGCTACCTCATCTTCCTCGGCGGCGGCATGACGACGTGGGCGCTCCTGTTCGTCACGTTCGCGGACTTCCTGCCGGGGGAACCCCTCGTCAGGACGGGCCTCGTGTTCGCCGTGGTGATGCTGCCGGGCTTCTTCGTGGCGTTCTACAGCGGGCAGTCCGGCTGGGAACTCGTCGGCTACATCCTCGTGGCGTTCGTCGCCCACCTCGCCTACGGAACGGGGTTGGCGACCGTGTTCAAGATGCTGAGCGGCCGTCTGCAAACGTCGCTCGTCCACGTCTCGGAATGA
- the coxB gene encoding cytochrome c oxidase subunit II translates to MDRTRARLGGFLALVVAFLALATTPAAAQSVNKALINNLNRKLLYVALPLMMSVEFIIFYTIYRYRNNDDPAPTEENRRLEITWTVVTAIILAFVGIASMVVLANPYISPVVAADNGPQEGGTNQYLQGAVQPDDPNAVEIEALAYQWGWEFRYAGEENVTTKKKLVIPKDRDVYIHVSSKDVIHAFYSPKLGLKQDAMPGAYATIRTKATEEGVYPFYCAEFCGSGHARMGGDVVVVSNDEYRSWVREQRNRNATASAVADAKDGAGSGDDTNLLGNATTETGDDANLLDNATNGSEDDTATSGPNPRLRAGDATDPTVRSA, encoded by the coding sequence ATGGACCGGACGCGCGCGCGCCTCGGCGGGTTCCTCGCTCTCGTCGTCGCCTTTCTCGCCCTCGCGACGACGCCCGCGGCGGCCCAATCCGTCAACAAGGCGCTCATCAACAACCTCAACCGCAAACTGCTGTACGTCGCCCTGCCGCTGATGATGTCCGTCGAGTTCATCATCTTTTACACCATCTATCGCTACCGGAACAACGACGACCCGGCGCCGACCGAGGAGAACCGCCGACTCGAAATCACCTGGACCGTCGTCACCGCCATCATCCTCGCGTTCGTCGGCATCGCCTCGATGGTGGTGCTGGCGAACCCGTACATCTCTCCCGTCGTCGCCGCAGACAACGGCCCGCAGGAGGGCGGGACGAACCAGTACCTCCAGGGGGCGGTCCAACCCGACGACCCGAACGCCGTCGAAATCGAGGCGCTCGCCTACCAGTGGGGCTGGGAGTTCCGGTACGCGGGCGAGGAGAACGTGACGACGAAGAAGAAACTGGTCATCCCGAAGGATAGGGACGTCTACATCCACGTCAGTTCCAAGGACGTGATACACGCCTTCTACTCGCCGAAACTCGGGCTGAAGCAGGACGCCATGCCCGGCGCGTACGCCACCATCCGGACGAAAGCGACCGAAGAGGGCGTCTACCCGTTCTACTGCGCGGAGTTCTGCGGCTCCGGCCACGCCCGGATGGGCGGCGACGTGGTCGTCGTCTCTAACGACGAGTACCGGTCATGGGTGCGAGAACAGCGGAACCGCAACGCCACCGCGTCGGCGGTGGCCGACGCGAAGGACGGAGCGGGGTCGGGCGACGATACGAATCTACTCGGAAACGCCACCACAGAGACGGGTGACGACGCGAATCTGCTCGACAACGCCACGAACGGGTCTGAAGACGACACTGCGACGTCGGGTCCGAATCCGAGACTGCGCGCCGGCGACGCCACCGACCCGACGGTCCGGAGCGCGTAG
- the rdfA gene encoding rod-determining factor RdfA, which yields MCKVDVAADRFDLNAPTARYDSLDAYLLARWTGADGAESEGYKSLTDWFNRRLLKRVYELEGRDATSVRAESEYEALTGEDDVRRDEVAADLRADGIDAEELRRAMVSWSTMRRHLNGCLDGEKPERTATTDWERESVRVAADRVREKVRSALTSLVGKGRLADGEGVGVDVQVKLSCPECPARVPLEDALDRGYVCREHAAGVDDAVADVEVPAGGNSESSRGLVPFGAASFLGASLAEEAAVALQALLALAAV from the coding sequence ATGTGTAAAGTAGACGTCGCGGCCGACCGATTCGACCTGAACGCGCCGACGGCGCGGTACGACTCCCTCGACGCCTACCTCCTCGCGCGGTGGACGGGGGCCGACGGCGCGGAGAGCGAGGGGTACAAGTCGCTGACGGACTGGTTCAACCGCCGCCTGCTGAAGCGCGTCTACGAACTGGAGGGCCGCGACGCGACGAGCGTGCGCGCCGAGAGCGAGTACGAGGCGCTCACCGGCGAGGACGACGTGCGCCGGGACGAGGTGGCCGCCGACCTGCGCGCCGACGGCATCGACGCCGAGGAACTCCGGCGCGCGATGGTGTCGTGGAGCACGATGCGTAGACACCTCAACGGCTGTCTCGACGGCGAGAAACCCGAGCGGACGGCGACGACCGACTGGGAGCGAGAGAGCGTCCGCGTCGCCGCCGACCGCGTCCGCGAGAAGGTGCGCTCGGCGCTCACGTCGTTGGTCGGCAAGGGTCGACTCGCCGACGGCGAGGGCGTCGGCGTCGACGTGCAGGTGAAACTCTCCTGTCCGGAGTGTCCCGCGCGCGTCCCCCTCGAAGACGCCCTCGACCGGGGGTACGTCTGCCGCGAGCATGCGGCCGGCGTCGACGACGCCGTCGCGGACGTCGAGGTGCCCGCCGGTGGGAACTCGGAGTCGTCGCGCGGCCTCGTTCCGTTCGGCGCGGCGTCGTTCCTCGGTGCGTCGCTCGCCGAGGAGGCCGCCGTCGCCCTCCAGGCGCTCCTCGCTCTCGCCGCCGTATGA
- a CDS encoding archaea-specific SMC-related protein encodes MSWRLAVENVAGIRRGEATLEPGLNAVRASNWQGKSSFLSAIGTVLGAESTLTEGESEGCVSLRTDEGEEYEVRLRRRGETVVAEGSPYLTDDADRVCLDLFALLDEGNEVRRAVREGADLGPILTRPLDFEDIDERIDEHRRERDAVDDDLSAVDAAADRVPVLRTRADELESDLADLREAREGVAADGDEGLREDLSTAEAERGRVRDRRERLSDTVDRVEERLAERREELASLPAVDEGDDETPEEELSAVRERHRRRERDAELLRSVYEANRRVVEEDRLDLLTDVTRGVEADSLDCWVCGRETTAESVDERLAALADRIRSLESESESLAERADELEAAREERARVRRRRSELRAEVRDLEERLADAERRLAETDSEAERLDERIERLRSSLSASTERATDVESDLKYTEARLEDAREELAEAEAAADRREELREQRERLTAELADLRRRKAAVRRRTREAFDRTIEEVAGLFETSFETARLTSDFELVVARDGREVPTSALSEGEVELLGIAAAVAGHRAYDVGERVPVVTLDRLGGIADDNLGRLTEYLLDRSEYLVTTAYPEHSSVTGHEVDPAEWRVVSDRPETSH; translated from the coding sequence ATGAGTTGGCGACTCGCCGTCGAGAACGTCGCCGGCATCCGCCGCGGGGAGGCGACGCTCGAACCCGGCCTCAACGCCGTCCGCGCGAGCAACTGGCAGGGGAAATCAAGTTTCCTTAGCGCCATCGGGACGGTGCTCGGGGCCGAGTCGACGCTCACGGAGGGGGAGTCGGAGGGTTGCGTCTCCCTGCGAACCGACGAGGGTGAGGAGTACGAAGTCCGACTCCGCCGCCGAGGCGAGACGGTCGTCGCCGAGGGGTCGCCGTACCTGACCGACGACGCCGACCGCGTCTGTCTCGACCTGTTCGCCCTCCTCGACGAGGGCAACGAGGTCCGGCGCGCCGTGCGGGAGGGCGCTGACCTCGGACCGATTCTCACCCGCCCGCTGGACTTCGAGGACATCGACGAGCGAATCGACGAGCACCGGCGCGAACGCGACGCCGTCGACGACGACCTGTCCGCCGTCGACGCCGCGGCCGACCGCGTCCCGGTGCTCCGAACCCGCGCGGACGAACTCGAATCCGACCTCGCCGACCTCAGAGAGGCGCGCGAGGGCGTCGCCGCCGACGGCGACGAGGGCCTCCGCGAGGACCTCTCGACGGCCGAGGCCGAACGCGGCCGAGTCCGCGACCGGCGGGAGCGTCTGTCGGACACGGTCGACCGCGTCGAGGAGCGACTCGCGGAGCGTCGAGAGGAACTCGCGTCGCTCCCGGCGGTCGACGAGGGGGACGACGAGACACCCGAGGAGGAACTCTCGGCGGTCCGCGAGCGACACCGTCGCCGCGAACGCGACGCCGAACTCCTCCGCTCGGTGTACGAGGCGAACCGGCGCGTCGTCGAGGAGGACCGCCTCGACCTGCTGACGGACGTGACGCGCGGCGTCGAGGCCGACTCGCTCGACTGTTGGGTCTGCGGGCGGGAGACGACCGCCGAGAGCGTCGACGAGCGGTTGGCGGCGCTGGCCGACCGCATCCGGTCGCTCGAATCGGAGTCGGAGTCGCTGGCCGAAAGAGCCGACGAACTGGAGGCCGCGCGGGAGGAACGCGCCCGCGTCCGCCGCCGCCGGTCGGAACTCCGAGCGGAGGTCAGAGACCTCGAAGAGCGCCTCGCCGACGCAGAGCGCCGGTTGGCGGAGACGGACTCGGAGGCAGAGCGACTCGACGAGCGAATCGAGCGCCTCCGCTCGTCGCTGTCGGCGTCGACGGAGCGCGCGACGGACGTCGAGAGCGACCTGAAGTACACGGAGGCGCGCCTCGAAGACGCCCGCGAGGAACTCGCCGAGGCGGAGGCGGCCGCCGACCGGCGCGAGGAACTCCGAGAACAGCGCGAGCGGTTGACCGCCGAACTCGCGGACCTCCGACGCCGGAAGGCGGCGGTGAGGCGGCGGACGCGCGAGGCGTTCGACCGGACCATCGAGGAGGTGGCGGGGCTGTTCGAGACGAGTTTCGAGACGGCGCGCCTCACGAGCGACTTCGAACTCGTGGTCGCCCGCGACGGCCGCGAGGTGCCCACCTCGGCGCTGAGCGAGGGCGAGGTGGAACTGCTCGGCATCGCGGCGGCGGTGGCCGGCCACCGCGCCTACGACGTGGGAGAACGCGTCCCCGTCGTGACGCTCGACCGACTGGGCGGCATCGCCGACGACAACCTCGGCCGCCTGACGGAGTACCTCCTCGACCGCTCGGAGTACCTCGTCACCACCGCTTACCCCGAGCACTCCTCGGTGACGGGACACGAAGTCGACCCGGCGGAGTGGCGCGTCGTCTCCGACCGACCGGAGACGTCGCACTGA
- a CDS encoding glutathione-independent formaldehyde dehydrogenase, with protein sequence MPIDATIYRGPHEMSVEEIDDPELEGPNDAVVDITTTAICGSDLHMYEGRTTIDEGRAFGHEIMGVIEEVGEGVESFEPGDRVVLPFNVACGHCRNCVDNYTAFCENVDSDTPGGVYGYAMMGSYQGGQAEKVRVPHADFNALPLPDGDEHEEDFIMLADVFPTGWHGCELADLRSGESVVVFGGGPVGLMAAYSAKLKGASEIYLVDRVESRLELAEEYCDATTVNFEEEDPTEVIPEMHGGKVDKGVDAVGYQAIDGGRHSHGEGAYDKSRENPSQVINDLIGTVRPTGKVGVVGVYFSSDPNPPEHVQEPGELSVDFGKLFESGLRVGTGQCDVKRYDRRLRNMIEQGRAEPGFIVSHVEPLEKAPEMYERFDEREEGVTKVLLKP encoded by the coding sequence ATGCCTATCGACGCTACAATTTACCGCGGACCGCACGAGATGTCGGTCGAGGAGATAGACGACCCCGAACTGGAGGGGCCGAACGACGCCGTCGTCGACATCACGACGACGGCCATCTGCGGGTCTGACCTCCACATGTACGAGGGTCGGACGACCATCGACGAGGGCCGCGCGTTCGGCCACGAGATCATGGGCGTCATCGAGGAGGTCGGCGAGGGCGTCGAGAGCTTCGAACCCGGCGACCGGGTCGTCCTCCCGTTCAACGTCGCCTGCGGTCACTGCCGCAACTGCGTCGACAACTACACCGCGTTCTGCGAGAACGTCGACTCCGACACGCCCGGCGGCGTCTACGGCTACGCGATGATGGGGTCGTATCAGGGCGGACAGGCCGAGAAGGTGCGCGTCCCGCACGCCGACTTCAACGCCCTGCCCCTCCCCGACGGCGACGAACACGAGGAGGACTTCATCATGCTCGCCGACGTGTTCCCGACGGGGTGGCACGGCTGTGAACTCGCCGACCTGCGCTCCGGGGAGTCCGTCGTCGTCTTCGGCGGCGGTCCGGTCGGTCTGATGGCCGCCTACAGCGCGAAACTGAAGGGCGCCTCCGAGATATACCTCGTCGACCGGGTGGAGAGCCGCCTCGAACTCGCCGAGGAGTACTGCGACGCGACGACGGTGAACTTCGAGGAGGAGGACCCCACCGAGGTCATCCCCGAGATGCACGGCGGGAAAGTCGACAAGGGCGTCGACGCCGTCGGCTACCAGGCCATCGACGGCGGCCGGCACAGCCACGGCGAGGGCGCCTACGACAAGTCGCGGGAGAACCCCTCGCAGGTCATCAACGACCTCATCGGCACCGTCCGCCCGACGGGGAAAGTCGGCGTCGTCGGCGTCTACTTCTCGTCGGACCCGAACCCGCCCGAACACGTGCAGGAACCGGGCGAACTCAGCGTCGACTTCGGGAAACTGTTCGAGAGCGGACTCCGCGTCGGCACCGGCCAGTGCGACGTGAAGCGCTACGACCGCCGCCTGCGGAACATGATAGAGCAGGGTCGCGCGGAACCGGGCTTCATCGTCTCGCACGTGGAACCGCTGGAGAAGGCGCCGGAGATGTACGAGCGGTTCGACGAACGCGAAGAGGGCGTCACGAAGGTTCTCCTGAAGCCGTAG
- a CDS encoding S1C family serine protease produces the protein MPSDSPTRRRMLRGAGVALAAAFAGCGGAQSSATESSAPASASTEGATPTSTSTEPASAEPATSTESEAEGEYTEVYRNVIDSVVLIQVSSGGQGSGFVYRDNFVVTNAHVVGDASDVQVRFTDGEWRAASVVGVDPSADLAVVRVEDIPDDAEPLPMVDEQPAIGTEVVAIGNPYGLEGSVTSGLVSGVNRLIPAPNGYRIPDAIQTGAPVNPGNSGGPLVTLHGAVVGVINSGGGENLAFAISAALVKRVVPALVEDGEYRHAYMGAGLRTVTPDIAEQLGLSEPRGVVVTDVLDDGPSDNALQAGDVVVSVGGRRVDSRQQLASYLALRASPGDSIRVTVLRDGRRQRVEFTLGTRPRQPDTTSR, from the coding sequence ATGCCATCCGACTCACCGACCCGGCGACGGATGCTCCGCGGCGCGGGCGTCGCCCTCGCCGCGGCGTTCGCGGGATGCGGGGGAGCGCAGTCATCGGCCACCGAGTCGTCCGCGCCCGCGTCGGCGTCGACGGAGGGGGCGACGCCGACGTCGACGTCGACCGAACCGGCCTCGGCCGAACCCGCGACGTCGACGGAGTCCGAGGCCGAGGGCGAGTACACCGAGGTCTATCGGAACGTCATCGATTCGGTCGTTCTGATACAGGTGTCCTCCGGCGGGCAGGGGTCGGGGTTCGTCTACCGCGACAACTTCGTCGTCACGAACGCCCACGTCGTCGGCGACGCCTCGGACGTGCAGGTCCGCTTCACCGACGGCGAGTGGCGCGCGGCGTCCGTCGTCGGCGTCGACCCCTCCGCCGACCTCGCGGTGGTGCGGGTGGAGGACATCCCCGACGACGCGGAACCGCTCCCGATGGTCGACGAGCAACCGGCCATCGGGACGGAGGTGGTCGCCATCGGCAACCCGTACGGTCTCGAAGGCTCGGTCACCTCCGGACTCGTCAGCGGCGTCAACCGCCTCATCCCGGCACCGAACGGCTACAGAATCCCCGACGCCATCCAGACCGGCGCGCCGGTCAACCCCGGCAACTCGGGCGGGCCGCTCGTCACCCTCCACGGGGCGGTGGTCGGCGTCATCAACTCCGGCGGCGGCGAGAACCTCGCGTTCGCCATCTCGGCGGCGCTGGTGAAGCGCGTCGTGCCGGCGCTCGTCGAGGACGGCGAGTACCGCCACGCGTACATGGGCGCCGGGCTTCGGACCGTGACCCCGGACATCGCCGAACAGTTGGGGCTCTCCGAACCCCGCGGCGTGGTCGTCACCGACGTACTGGACGACGGCCCGTCCGACAACGCCCTGCAGGCGGGCGACGTCGTCGTCAGCGTCGGCGGTCGACGGGTCGACAGCCGACAGCAACTCGCCTCCTACCTCGCCCTGCGGGCGTCGCCCGGCGACTCGATTCGCGTCACGGTGCTCCGCGACGGCCGGCGACAGCGAGTCGAGTTCACGCTGGGCACGCGTCCGCGGCAACCGGACACGACCTCGCGGTGA
- a CDS encoding class I SAM-dependent methyltransferase: MQPDDNRRGWAERSGDFSPAYYAEIGPNEVSETLAAVFEHYVDEDAAILEVGCSSGRHLAHLLDRGYENLTGVDINEDAFEVMAEHYPELAETGAFRAGAIEDVVAEFDDDAFDVVYSVETLQHVHPDETWVFEELIRVTSDLLITAENEGNSPQRGRDGAEVSYVNDDFPLFHRNWKRVFSDLGLAQLLSEPGKRDTVRVFRAL, encoded by the coding sequence GTGCAACCGGACGACAACCGTCGCGGGTGGGCCGAGCGCTCGGGGGACTTCTCGCCGGCCTACTACGCCGAAATCGGGCCGAACGAGGTGAGCGAGACGCTCGCCGCCGTCTTCGAGCACTACGTCGACGAGGACGCCGCGATACTGGAGGTCGGCTGTAGCTCCGGCCGCCACCTCGCGCACCTGCTCGACCGGGGGTACGAGAACCTCACCGGCGTCGACATCAACGAGGACGCCTTCGAAGTGATGGCCGAGCACTACCCCGAACTCGCGGAGACGGGGGCGTTCCGCGCCGGCGCCATCGAGGACGTGGTCGCCGAGTTCGACGACGACGCCTTCGACGTGGTGTACTCCGTCGAGACGCTCCAGCACGTCCACCCCGACGAGACGTGGGTGTTCGAGGAGCTGATTCGGGTCACCTCCGACCTCCTGATAACCGCCGAGAACGAGGGCAACAGCCCGCAACGCGGCCGCGACGGCGCCGAGGTGAGCTACGTCAACGACGACTTTCCCCTGTTCCACAGAAACTGGAAGCGGGTGTTCTCCGACCTCGGCCTCGCCCAACTCCTCTCGGAACCAGGCAAGCGCGACACGGTCCGCGTGTTCCGCGCGCTCTGA